The bacterium genome includes a window with the following:
- a CDS encoding NAD-dependent epimerase/dehydratase family protein — MARKTRKSAPPAIALTGTSGFVGSSLLRELEKDPAYRHVVAIDYRKPPFETTKTKFYRLDLTETLADSKLLEILEKENVETLVHAAIPVSPPHDLSWAHELVSVGTMYVLDACAAWKVKKLVFASTTEVYGAHATNPNFLSEDHPMHGGFKSRFLKDKIEAELQAQKFARKHPETVVTILRPSTILGPNVRNYKTNFLQSPVIFTVMGYDPLLQFVHEEDVIRAFKLSLDKDYPGIFNIVGDGVLPLSKVLKLAGKLSLPVPAPLLYPIVQLLWYGNVVPAPASRLDFLKYLSVADGTKAKKTMGFTARYSTKETLLSFIGAQRLREVNLLEAT; from the coding sequence ATGGCAAGAAAGACCCGCAAGTCCGCCCCGCCCGCGATCGCCCTGACCGGAACCTCCGGTTTCGTGGGCAGTTCGCTCCTGAGGGAACTCGAAAAAGACCCGGCCTACCGTCATGTGGTGGCGATCGACTACCGGAAGCCCCCTTTTGAGACGACCAAGACCAAGTTCTACCGGCTGGACCTCACGGAGACGCTGGCGGACTCCAAACTCTTGGAGATCCTCGAGAAGGAGAACGTCGAGACCCTCGTTCATGCGGCCATTCCCGTCTCGCCCCCGCACGATTTGTCCTGGGCGCATGAGCTGGTGTCGGTGGGCACGATGTACGTCCTCGACGCCTGTGCCGCGTGGAAGGTCAAGAAACTGGTTTTCGCCTCCACCACGGAAGTCTACGGCGCCCATGCGACGAATCCCAATTTCCTGTCCGAGGACCACCCGATGCACGGCGGGTTCAAGAGCCGGTTTCTGAAGGACAAGATCGAGGCCGAGTTGCAGGCGCAGAAGTTCGCACGGAAGCACCCGGAGACCGTCGTGACGATCCTCCGGCCCAGCACGATTCTGGGCCCGAACGTCAGAAATTATAAGACGAATTTCTTGCAGTCGCCGGTGATCTTCACGGTGATGGGATATGACCCCCTCCTGCAATTCGTCCACGAGGAGGACGTCATCCGGGCCTTCAAGCTGAGCCTCGACAAGGATTATCCGGGGATCTTCAACATTGTCGGTGACGGCGTCCTGCCCCTGTCCAAGGTTCTGAAGCTGGCCGGCAAGCTCTCGCTTCCCGTCCCCGCCCCGCTTCTCTACCCCATCGTTCAGCTCCTCTGGTACGGCAACGTCGTTCCGGCCCCGGCCTCGCGTTTGGATTTTCTCAAGTACCTTTCCGTCGCCGATGGGACGAAGGCCAAGAAGACGATGGGATTCACCGCACGTTATTCGACGAAAGAGACCCTGCTTTCGTTCATCGGGGCGCAGAGACTCCGCGAGGTCAATCTGCTCGAGGCGACGTAG
- a CDS encoding sigma-70 family RNA polymerase sigma factor produces MNKDDIQALYEQYGSWIFNRARSLLKDEQSAHEAMQDVFLKVLEAKADFRGDSSPWTWLYRITTNHCLNMIRSRKAWRKAMEGVGREQLVLEQTHENGAEVLVNKDWFVKIMEGEDETTQRIIFCYYFDEMTQEEIVEALGISRKTVYKRLKKFMDKARNRL; encoded by the coding sequence GTGAACAAGGACGATATCCAAGCGCTTTACGAACAGTACGGAAGCTGGATCTTCAACCGCGCGCGTTCCTTGCTCAAGGACGAACAGTCGGCCCATGAGGCCATGCAGGACGTCTTCCTCAAGGTGCTGGAGGCGAAGGCCGACTTCCGGGGCGACTCCTCGCCCTGGACCTGGCTCTACCGGATCACTACCAATCACTGCTTGAACATGATTCGGAGCCGGAAGGCCTGGCGGAAGGCCATGGAGGGCGTGGGCCGGGAACAGTTGGTCCTGGAGCAAACCCATGAAAACGGCGCGGAAGTACTCGTCAACAAGGACTGGTTTGTCAAAATCATGGAAGGCGAGGATGAAACCACGCAGCGCATCATTTTTTGCTATTACTTCGATGAAATGACGCAGGAAGAGATCGTTGAGGCACTGGGAATTTCCCGAAAAACGGTCTATAAAAGGCTTAAGAAGTTCATGGACAAGGCCAGGAACAGACTATGA
- a CDS encoding lysophospholipid acyltransferase family protein, with protein sequence MTKHEGKIVHLKSVPAGPDTGSSFEELIRKLENRIDLIEKEFRDIRPASHHGELSSLIGRLEDRIQKVSEEIRAGRVFADGKKSLAFVEILQRLKRLLSLQATKDFLRDLWFGRSGVADESYDVDEFGMDPVFIQKVKPLFDFLYYNYWRVSVDGLIHVPATGRGLIVANHSGTLPYDGSMIAASVINEHPSRKDVRFLVEDFVYHFPFLGTFMYRIGGVRACPENAERLLAKEHLVTVFPEGIKGIGKNYKERYRLQRFGRGGFIKLALRMNAPILPTAVIGAEEIHPLLYKSTLLARPFGIPYIPITPTLPLLGLLGIIPLPSKWTVIFGEPIRFSPKYGPKDAEDQLLVNRLSEMVRCRIQTMVTEALKKRRSIWFG encoded by the coding sequence ATGACGAAACACGAAGGAAAAATCGTCCATCTCAAGTCCGTCCCGGCCGGTCCGGACACGGGATCGTCCTTTGAAGAACTCATCCGGAAGCTGGAGAACCGGATCGACCTCATCGAAAAGGAATTCAGGGACATCCGTCCGGCATCTCACCACGGCGAGCTCTCCTCCCTCATCGGTCGCCTGGAGGACCGCATCCAGAAGGTCTCGGAGGAGATCCGGGCGGGCCGAGTCTTCGCCGACGGAAAGAAATCGCTCGCGTTCGTGGAAATCCTCCAACGCCTGAAGAGGCTCCTAAGCCTCCAAGCCACGAAGGATTTTTTGCGCGACCTTTGGTTCGGCCGTTCCGGCGTTGCGGACGAGAGTTATGACGTGGACGAGTTCGGGATGGATCCCGTCTTCATCCAGAAGGTGAAGCCCCTCTTCGACTTCCTCTACTACAACTACTGGCGCGTCTCGGTGGACGGACTGATCCATGTCCCAGCCACGGGCCGCGGGCTGATCGTCGCGAATCATTCGGGCACGCTGCCCTACGACGGCTCGATGATCGCCGCGTCGGTGATCAACGAGCACCCCTCGCGCAAGGACGTGCGCTTCCTGGTGGAGGATTTCGTCTACCATTTTCCCTTCCTGGGCACGTTCATGTACCGCATCGGCGGCGTGCGCGCCTGCCCCGAGAACGCCGAGCGTCTCCTCGCCAAGGAACATCTCGTGACGGTGTTCCCGGAGGGCATCAAGGGCATCGGCAAGAACTACAAGGAGCGCTACCGCCTGCAACGCTTCGGTCGCGGGGGATTCATCAAGCTCGCCCTGCGGATGAACGCCCCCATTCTTCCGACGGCCGTCATCGGGGCGGAGGAAATCCACCCTCTGCTCTACAAATCGACCCTTCTCGCGAGACCATTCGGAATTCCCTACATCCCGATCACGCCGACCCTCCCGCTTCTGGGTCTTTTGGGGATCATTCCCCTGCCCTCGAAATGGACGGTCATCTTCGGGGAACCGATCCGGTTTTCACCCAAGTACGGCCCCAAGGACGCGGAGGATCAGCTGCTGGTCAACCGCCTGTCGGAGATGGTGCGGTGCCGGATCCAAACCATGGTGACGGAAGCCCTCAAGAAGCGCCGCTCGATCTGGTTCGGATAA
- a CDS encoding MBL fold metallo-hydrolase, whose product MSIRLTFLGHSTVLIQDGPSAILTDPVFGDRVLTARRRQPFPVDINDLPRPTAVLISNAHYDHLDLHALKFFDSSVPIVLPLGLGKLVSKFVRNPIVEIGHGNSHQVAAGLGVTAFPVNHRGFRLSGFTYRGTNGYWIELNGSRIFFPGDTGYRGDFEAFRDPDVALLAIGPCHPAWIMRRRHLTPADAIRVMEETGAKKMIPIHWGAFKPWFNGADAPLEELKKIVADRNFGDRVAILQAGELLTL is encoded by the coding sequence ATGTCAATTCGCTTAACTTTTCTGGGGCATTCGACGGTTCTGATTCAAGACGGCCCCTCCGCCATCCTGACGGACCCCGTCTTTGGCGACCGGGTCCTGACGGCCCGGCGTCGCCAGCCCTTCCCGGTCGACATCAACGACTTGCCCAGACCCACCGCCGTTCTCATCTCCAATGCGCACTATGACCACCTGGATCTGCACGCCCTCAAGTTCTTTGATTCGAGCGTCCCCATCGTCCTGCCTTTGGGGCTGGGAAAACTGGTTTCCAAATTCGTGAGGAATCCGATTGTGGAGATCGGCCACGGCAACTCGCATCAGGTGGCCGCCGGTCTGGGCGTCACGGCCTTTCCCGTGAATCATCGCGGGTTCCGGCTCTCGGGCTTCACCTACCGCGGAACCAACGGCTATTGGATCGAACTGAATGGTTCGAGGATCTTCTTTCCGGGTGATACGGGCTATCGGGGCGATTTCGAGGCGTTTCGCGACCCCGACGTCGCCCTCCTCGCCATCGGCCCCTGCCATCCGGCCTGGATCATGAGACGACGCCATCTCACGCCCGCGGATGCCATCCGGGTGATGGAGGAAACGGGTGCGAAAAAGATGATTCCGATCCACTGGGGCGCGTTCAAGCCATGGTTCAACGGCGCGGACGCCCCGCTGGAAGAACTCAAGAAGATCGTCGCTGATCGAAATTTCGGAGACCGGGTGGCGATCCTCCAAGCCGGCGAGCTCCTGACGCTCTAG
- a CDS encoding caspase family protein, whose protein sequence is MNVTPIFRAVFLALFLLVSLPAGAAIHRIALIVGNNEGSDTKPFLRYAEQDAKNLSRTLTQIGGFADADVTLLLDKNPGTVLEKARALAAKASRLSRTPQDQVLFLFYYSGHSEGNLLELGPSTLDFQDLYDELKKIPATTRIVILDTCQSGRMIQTKGGVPIPPFSIPSDQPQLPKGEVFITSSMPIEDSIESSEFQGSLFTHTFISGLRGAADFDLDGRVSLNEALSFASQYTSLKASAVQKRQHPTYEFNLSGTGEVYMTELMAGAPLLYLPPAEEGTFLVYERKSGALAAEIPKKPGAPRYVALPPGDLSLRKDSGGFSQEQSIDADLGGLYYFRSDEAQRVRISPSRRIHSPLADGKAAAVTLREGEMVRLRLSERITSKDNQAGDQVRLESAEDVYVNNRLVIEAGAPARGEILALRRKRGIVHGELVCRLGYVRAVDGQWIPLEGMISRNPSGSLTPTGSETETDVASAITAFFFLPFYPLFKGRDAVLEEGTLFEAFVARDAAIR, encoded by the coding sequence GTGAACGTCACGCCCATCTTCCGCGCGGTCTTCCTCGCTCTTTTTCTCTTGGTTTCGCTTCCGGCGGGTGCGGCCATCCATCGGATCGCCCTCATCGTCGGAAACAACGAGGGAAGCGACACAAAACCGTTCCTGCGTTATGCCGAACAGGACGCCAAGAACCTCTCCAGAACCTTGACGCAGATCGGCGGGTTCGCGGACGCCGACGTCACCCTTCTTCTGGACAAGAATCCCGGCACGGTCCTGGAAAAGGCCCGGGCGCTCGCGGCCAAGGCGTCCCGCCTCTCCCGGACCCCACAGGATCAGGTGCTTTTCCTCTTCTATTATTCCGGCCACTCCGAAGGAAATCTCCTGGAACTGGGGCCCTCGACGCTCGACTTTCAGGACCTCTACGACGAGCTGAAAAAAATACCGGCGACGACCCGAATCGTCATCCTCGACACCTGCCAGAGCGGCCGGATGATCCAAACCAAGGGCGGCGTACCGATCCCTCCGTTCTCCATCCCGTCCGACCAGCCGCAGCTCCCCAAGGGCGAGGTCTTCATCACGTCCAGCATGCCGATCGAGGACTCGATCGAGTCCTCCGAGTTCCAGGGATCGCTCTTTACGCACACGTTCATTTCGGGCCTCAGGGGCGCGGCGGACTTTGACCTCGACGGCCGTGTCTCCTTGAACGAGGCCCTCTCCTTCGCAAGCCAGTACACGTCGCTGAAGGCCAGCGCCGTTCAGAAGCGCCAGCATCCCACCTACGAATTCAACCTTTCCGGAACGGGGGAGGTTTACATGACCGAACTCATGGCCGGCGCTCCCCTGCTCTATCTCCCACCCGCGGAGGAGGGAACGTTTCTGGTCTACGAGCGAAAATCGGGGGCTCTCGCCGCGGAAATCCCCAAAAAACCCGGCGCCCCCCGCTACGTCGCCCTGCCTCCCGGGGACCTGAGCCTCCGCAAGGATTCCGGCGGCTTCTCCCAGGAGCAATCGATCGACGCGGACCTGGGGGGTCTCTATTACTTCCGGTCGGACGAGGCCCAACGGGTGCGCATCAGTCCGTCGCGTCGGATCCACTCGCCTCTGGCCGACGGAAAGGCCGCGGCCGTGACCCTGCGCGAGGGCGAGATGGTCCGTCTGCGCCTCTCGGAGAGGATCACGAGCAAGGACAACCAGGCCGGAGACCAGGTCCGCCTGGAATCCGCGGAAGACGTGTACGTGAACAACCGGCTCGTCATTGAGGCGGGGGCGCCCGCACGAGGCGAAATCCTGGCGCTCCGCCGAAAACGCGGGATCGTCCACGGAGAGCTCGTCTGCCGGCTGGGCTACGTCCGCGCGGTGGACGGCCAGTGGATCCCGCTCGAGGGCATGATTTCGCGGAATCCCTCCGGCTCTCTGACGCCCACCGGCTCGGAGACCGAGACCGACGTCGCATCGGCGATCACGGCCTTTTTCTTCCTGCCCTTCTACCCCCTCTTCAAGGGCCGCGACGCCGTCCTGGAAGAAGGCACCCTGTTCGAAGCTTTTGTGGCGCGCGACGCCGCCATACGTTAA
- a CDS encoding glucose-6-phosphate isomerase (catalyzes the formation of D-fructose 6-phosphate from D-glucose 6-phosphate) translates to MKADILFDFNHMMSDSVGPSGLTRVDIDAVRSQASQVHRGINELRKLGQMPFLDLPHCTEDLRRLSELARGVRERFQKAVVLGVGGSALGPRLLVNALGSPHAVAVEICDTLDAGSWAMTAKSARPSETLLVVISKSGRTLETWAAFLYFFETFRAALGDQAWKHVVVITDPGEGPLRRLSEEKGFPSLEIAPGVGGRFSVLGPVGLFPATLAGADVESLLAGARRMEERCGTDDPWLNPALMSAILQERFEKLGKRNIRVLLSYADALKDFAPWFAQLWAESLGKRPLNEAAGSVGSTPVSSAGPQDQHSQLQLYLDGPQDKTVTFLDVEEALGDEALPEAPDWSHVLGDDAALIEKKAIHDLSSASRLATEEALRARGRPSQTILLKRMDAYGLGQLLLMAELETVYAGQLLGVNPFDQPAVERIKRNVREFLSGRITPTKSRNYMI, encoded by the coding sequence GTGAAAGCCGATATCCTCTTCGACTTCAATCACATGATGTCCGATTCCGTCGGGCCGTCGGGCCTGACCCGCGTCGACATCGACGCCGTACGCTCCCAGGCCTCGCAAGTCCATCGCGGAATCAACGAGTTGAGGAAGCTGGGCCAGATGCCCTTCCTCGATCTGCCCCATTGTACGGAAGACCTCCGCAGACTCTCCGAACTCGCGCGCGGCGTCCGCGAGCGTTTCCAAAAGGCGGTGGTTCTGGGAGTCGGCGGTTCGGCGCTGGGGCCGCGTCTGCTGGTCAACGCCCTGGGGTCGCCTCACGCGGTCGCCGTGGAAATCTGCGACACGCTCGACGCCGGTTCGTGGGCCATGACCGCGAAATCCGCGAGGCCCTCCGAAACCCTCCTCGTCGTCATCAGCAAGTCGGGCCGGACGCTCGAGACCTGGGCGGCCTTTCTGTACTTTTTCGAAACATTCCGCGCCGCGCTCGGCGATCAAGCGTGGAAGCACGTGGTCGTCATAACCGATCCCGGCGAAGGCCCCCTTCGGAGGCTTTCGGAGGAAAAGGGATTTCCGAGCTTGGAGATCGCTCCGGGGGTGGGGGGACGGTTCTCCGTGCTGGGTCCCGTCGGGCTTTTTCCGGCGACCCTGGCGGGGGCGGACGTGGAATCCCTTCTGGCGGGTGCGCGCAGGATGGAGGAGCGGTGCGGCACGGATGACCCCTGGCTCAATCCCGCATTGATGAGCGCCATATTGCAGGAGCGTTTCGAGAAATTGGGGAAGCGGAACATCCGCGTCCTGCTGTCCTACGCCGACGCTTTGAAGGATTTTGCGCCCTGGTTCGCCCAGCTCTGGGCGGAAAGCCTGGGCAAGAGGCCTTTGAACGAGGCGGCGGGCTCGGTCGGCTCGACACCCGTGTCCTCCGCCGGTCCCCAAGACCAGCATTCCCAGCTTCAACTCTACCTCGACGGCCCCCAGGACAAGACGGTGACTTTTCTGGACGTTGAGGAGGCGTTGGGCGATGAGGCGCTTCCCGAGGCTCCCGATTGGTCGCATGTCTTGGGCGACGACGCGGCGCTGATCGAAAAGAAGGCGATTCATGACCTGTCCTCCGCTTCGCGCCTCGCGACCGAGGAGGCCCTGCGCGCGCGGGGTCGACCCAGCCAGACGATCCTTCTCAAGAGGATGGACGCCTACGGCCTGGGACAGCTTCTGCTCATGGCCGAGCTGGAAACGGTGTATGCCGGGCAATTGCTGGGCGTGAATCCCTTCGACCAGCCCGCCGTGGAGCGGATCAAGCGGAACGTGCGCGAGTTTCTGAGCGGCCGCATTACGCCCACAAAATCTAGAAATTACATGATTTAG
- the thiS gene encoding sulfur carrier protein ThiS, which translates to MASIPLTIQLNGVTKAFEAPLTVADLIHRIEIPSPSVAVAVNSEIVPRSEFQSYQVKDRDRVEIIRAVAGG; encoded by the coding sequence GTGGCTTCCATCCCCCTGACCATTCAACTCAACGGCGTGACGAAGGCCTTCGAGGCCCCCCTCACCGTGGCCGATCTCATCCATAGGATCGAAATCCCATCCCCCTCCGTCGCCGTGGCCGTCAACTCAGAGATCGTACCGCGTTCCGAGTTCCAGAGCTATCAGGTCAAGGACCGGGACCGGGTCGAGATCATCCGTGCGGTCGCTGGAGGATAG
- the thiH gene encoding 2-iminoacetate synthase ThiH, whose protein sequence is MGKEALQNLLGPLDDASHAALLEKARRATLQRFGRTVQIYAPVYLSNECVDTCLYCGFSRTNRIPRRTLTVDEVVAETRHLIAQGFRHVLYVAGEHPLHVSPDYLESVLHSVRPLLSSVSIEVAPFGEGVYRRLAAAGLDGVVLYQETYDRSRYAEVHVAGPKRDFEKRLSHLEDAARAGIRHMGMGILLGLSDWREDAVALVGHVRRMQKRFWQSEIAISLPRLRPCESDYAPPHPVPDRDFLQLIAALRLALPDVGLVLSTREAPALRDRLIGLGVTRMSAGSRTEPGGYLHPEESLKQFEIEDRRSPADVAAAIEKKGYEPVWKDWENLL, encoded by the coding sequence GTGGGTAAAGAGGCCCTTCAAAATCTCTTGGGTCCCCTCGACGACGCGTCCCACGCGGCCCTTCTGGAAAAGGCGCGCCGGGCGACCCTGCAGCGCTTCGGCCGGACCGTCCAGATCTATGCGCCCGTGTATCTCTCGAACGAATGCGTCGACACCTGCCTCTATTGCGGATTCAGCCGGACGAACAGGATACCGCGCCGCACGCTGACCGTTGACGAGGTCGTTGCCGAGACCCGACATCTGATCGCGCAAGGCTTTCGCCACGTCCTGTACGTGGCGGGGGAACACCCTTTGCACGTGTCGCCCGATTACCTGGAATCGGTCCTCCATTCCGTTCGGCCCCTCCTCTCCTCGGTCTCCATCGAAGTGGCGCCCTTCGGCGAGGGCGTCTACCGGCGGCTGGCGGCCGCCGGACTCGACGGCGTCGTCCTCTATCAGGAAACCTACGATCGGAGCCGTTACGCCGAGGTCCATGTCGCCGGCCCCAAGCGCGATTTTGAAAAACGACTTTCCCATTTGGAAGACGCCGCGCGCGCCGGAATCCGCCACATGGGCATGGGCATCCTGCTGGGACTCTCCGACTGGCGGGAGGATGCCGTCGCCCTGGTCGGGCACGTACGCCGGATGCAGAAGCGATTTTGGCAGTCGGAAATCGCGATCAGCTTGCCGCGCCTGAGGCCTTGTGAATCGGACTACGCGCCTCCCCACCCCGTCCCGGACAGGGACTTTCTGCAGCTCATCGCCGCCCTCCGACTGGCGTTGCCGGACGTGGGTTTGGTGCTGTCGACGCGCGAGGCGCCCGCGCTGCGGGATCGCCTCATCGGCCTCGGAGTGACGCGCATGAGCGCCGGCTCGCGGACGGAACCCGGAGGATATCTGCATCCCGAGGAATCGCTCAAACAATTCGAAATCGAAGACCGCCGTTCACCCGCCGACGTGGCGGCCGCGATCGAAAAGAAGGGCTACGAGCCCGTCTGGAAGGATTGGGAAAACCTTTTATGA
- a CDS encoding iron-containing alcohol dehydrogenase, with the protein MPQAFFQFHCPTKIISCPGIAREFTAELEALGLTKVLIVTDKMLAELKVIDPVLEGLKNAGVQIKGIYREVPPNSELKAVKRCADEAARLDVDGFIAIGGGSVLDTAKGAAILFTHGGDLVRDYSGAETLPGPLKPLVAIPTTAGTGSEVTRAAVILDEDTHTKLSFVDRHLAPALAVLDAELTVGLPPKLTAATAMDALTHAIESFTSIQANPFSEAMGAKAIPLIRQNILKAVLHGEDIDARGDLLTAATMAGIAFDHAMVGVVHGMAHATGGLVGVHHGTANSIFLPWGMEYNLSVCAEKYAEIANLLGVKTAGLSVESSARKGIEAVLRLREELSQACGLPYRLRDAGVTEDQLEAIAEGAVNDGTSFYNPREVVKEDVLEAVKKAY; encoded by the coding sequence ATGCCTCAGGCTTTTTTTCAGTTCCACTGCCCCACCAAAATCATCTCGTGCCCCGGTATCGCGCGTGAATTCACGGCGGAACTTGAGGCCTTGGGCCTGACCAAGGTCTTGATCGTTACCGACAAGATGTTGGCCGAGCTCAAGGTCATCGATCCGGTTCTGGAAGGACTGAAGAACGCCGGGGTTCAGATCAAGGGCATCTACAGGGAGGTCCCGCCCAACTCCGAGCTCAAGGCGGTCAAGCGCTGCGCGGACGAGGCGGCGCGACTCGACGTGGATGGATTCATCGCCATCGGCGGCGGGAGCGTCCTCGACACGGCCAAAGGCGCGGCGATCCTCTTCACCCATGGAGGCGACCTGGTCCGCGATTATTCTGGCGCCGAAACCCTGCCTGGCCCGCTCAAGCCCCTCGTGGCCATTCCCACGACGGCGGGGACGGGGAGCGAGGTGACCCGCGCGGCGGTCATCCTGGACGAGGACACCCACACGAAACTCTCCTTCGTCGACCGTCATCTGGCGCCGGCCTTGGCCGTCTTGGACGCCGAGTTGACCGTGGGGCTTCCTCCGAAGCTGACGGCGGCGACGGCCATGGACGCCCTCACGCACGCCATCGAATCCTTCACGAGCATTCAGGCCAATCCGTTCTCAGAGGCCATGGGCGCCAAGGCGATCCCATTGATCCGGCAAAACATCCTCAAGGCGGTCCTGCACGGCGAGGACATCGACGCCCGCGGGGATCTCCTCACGGCCGCGACCATGGCGGGCATCGCCTTCGACCACGCGATGGTGGGCGTCGTCCACGGCATGGCTCATGCGACCGGAGGCCTCGTGGGGGTCCATCACGGCACGGCCAACAGCATCTTTCTCCCCTGGGGAATGGAGTACAACCTGTCTGTTTGCGCGGAAAAGTACGCCGAGATCGCGAATCTCCTGGGCGTGAAAACGGCCGGCTTGAGTGTGGAGTCGTCGGCCCGGAAGGGCATCGAGGCGGTCTTGAGGCTTCGCGAAGAGTTGAGCCAGGCCTGCGGCCTGCCTTATCGTCTGCGGGACGCCGGCGTGACCGAGGATCAATTGGAAGCGATCGCCGAAGGCGCGGTCAACGACGGGACGAGCTTTTACAACCCGCGAGAAGTCGTCAAGGAAGACGTCCTCGAGGCCGTGAAAAAGGCCTATTAG
- a CDS encoding thiazole synthase, which yields MTKELVIAGKSFESRLFLGTGKFASHAVMKEALEASGASMVTVALRRVDLARKDDDILSFIDRRRFQLLPNTSGARTAKEALFLAKLAREGGMGDWLKLEVIPDPQYLWPDPVETLAAAQILVKEGFTVLPYMPPDPVLAKKLADAGCAVVMPLAAPIGSNRGLQMREAVRIIIEQAVVPVVVDAGLGVPSHACEAMEMGADAVLVNTAIATAEDPVRMAAAFRDAVRAGREAFLAGRGGEREGAEASSPLEGIVRG from the coding sequence ATGACGAAAGAACTGGTCATCGCAGGAAAATCGTTCGAGAGCCGCCTCTTCCTCGGCACCGGCAAATTCGCCTCGCACGCCGTGATGAAAGAGGCCCTGGAGGCCTCCGGCGCCTCGATGGTCACCGTCGCCCTCCGGCGCGTGGATCTGGCACGCAAGGACGACGATATCCTCAGCTTCATCGACCGGAGGCGTTTTCAATTGCTGCCCAACACCTCCGGGGCCCGGACGGCCAAGGAGGCCCTTTTTCTCGCCAAACTGGCCCGCGAAGGCGGGATGGGGGACTGGCTCAAGCTCGAAGTCATCCCCGATCCGCAGTATCTCTGGCCCGATCCCGTCGAAACGCTGGCCGCAGCGCAGATCCTGGTGAAAGAGGGTTTCACCGTCCTCCCCTACATGCCGCCGGACCCTGTGCTGGCCAAGAAGCTCGCCGACGCCGGCTGCGCGGTCGTCATGCCGCTGGCGGCGCCCATCGGCTCCAACCGGGGGCTGCAGATGAGGGAGGCGGTTCGCATCATCATCGAACAGGCAGTCGTGCCCGTGGTCGTCGACGCCGGCCTCGGCGTCCCCTCCCACGCCTGCGAGGCCATGGAGATGGGCGCCGACGCGGTGCTCGTCAACACCGCCATCGCGACCGCCGAGGACCCCGTCCGCATGGCCGCCGCCTTCCGCGACGCCGTCCGGGCCGGACGCGAGGCCTTTCTCGCGGGACGCGGGGGGGAACGGGAAGGCGCCGAGGCCTCGAGTCCCCTGGAGGGTATCGTCCGTGGGTAA
- a CDS encoding SCP2 sterol-binding domain-containing protein, translated as MPTFESSERLKEVLGGFFEYLTTDEAMRKKLLDSKLILKFAYADPPLAITIDLSGESPVFSYNDDVKKANVEMSMKADTAHRFWFGKVNLVVALARREMVAKGPIPKILKLLPIIKPAYDMYPKYLQEKGFASYLIP; from the coding sequence ATGCCCACATTCGAGTCATCGGAGCGGCTGAAGGAGGTCCTGGGAGGGTTTTTTGAGTACCTGACGACGGACGAGGCGATGCGGAAAAAGCTCCTGGACTCGAAGTTAATCCTCAAGTTCGCCTACGCCGACCCGCCGCTCGCCATCACGATTGACTTGTCCGGCGAATCCCCCGTCTTCAGCTACAACGACGACGTCAAGAAGGCGAATGTCGAGATGAGCATGAAGGCCGACACGGCCCATCGCTTTTGGTTCGGCAAGGTGAACCTGGTCGTCGCCCTGGCGAGGCGCGAGATGGTGGCCAAGGGGCCGATCCCCAAGATCCTCAAGCTCCTGCCCATCATCAAACCGGCGTACGACATGTACCCCAAATATCTTCAGGAAAAGGGGTTCGCTTCCTATCTCATCCCCTAA